A genomic stretch from Nitrospirota bacterium includes:
- the rtcA gene encoding RNA 3'-terminal phosphate cyclase, translating into MIEIDGSYGEGGGQILRTALGLSCLLKKPFTIFNIRKHRSRPGLMPQHLTAVAAAKYIADAEVSGDRPGSTELVFSPREVRGGELVLDVGTAGSTSLIIHTVLPALALSRKRAVITLKGGTHVPFSPSFHYMAEVFAPMLGRIGIETGLSIESYGFYPKGGGRVTVTVSPSGTLAPLIARERGSMRSVRGLSAVGGGLPRSIAERQRSSVFDRISGEKKLSCPLDIEIREVPSYGQGTFVFLRAESEHALAGFTALGARGKRAEAVGQEAADELLRYHAADAALDQHLPDQIVPYLAMCREQSVFTTFCITNHLMTNLWVIGLFHSFTYSVQGEIGMPGTVVIHEP; encoded by the coding sequence ATGATCGAGATCGACGGCAGCTACGGCGAGGGGGGCGGCCAGATCCTGCGCACTGCCCTCGGCCTCTCATGCCTCCTTAAGAAACCGTTTACGATATTCAATATCAGGAAGCACCGGAGCAGGCCCGGACTGATGCCCCAGCACCTCACCGCTGTGGCAGCGGCGAAATACATAGCGGATGCAGAGGTGAGCGGGGATCGGCCGGGATCAACGGAGCTGGTCTTCTCGCCGCGCGAGGTCAGGGGCGGCGAGCTCGTGCTCGATGTCGGGACCGCAGGCTCGACCTCGCTCATCATCCATACCGTGCTGCCTGCGCTCGCGCTCTCCCGGAAGAGGGCGGTCATAACGCTGAAAGGCGGCACCCATGTACCTTTCAGTCCCTCCTTTCACTACATGGCCGAAGTGTTCGCTCCTATGCTGGGGAGGATCGGTATCGAGACCGGGCTCTCGATCGAGTCCTACGGCTTCTATCCGAAGGGCGGCGGCAGGGTGACGGTCACCGTCTCTCCGTCCGGGACCCTCGCGCCGCTGATAGCGCGGGAGCGGGGGAGTATGCGTTCGGTGAGAGGCCTTTCAGCAGTGGGAGGAGGACTCCCGCGTTCGATCGCCGAGCGCCAGAGGAGCAGCGTGTTCGATAGAATATCGGGTGAGAAAAAATTAAGCTGTCCTCTCGATATCGAGATCAGGGAGGTACCGTCGTACGGACAGGGGACATTCGTCTTTCTCCGGGCCGAATCGGAGCATGCTCTCGCCGGGTTCACCGCCCTCGGGGCACGGGGCAAGCGGGCCGAAGCCGTGGGGCAGGAGGCGGCGGATGAGCTCCTCCGCTACCATGCAGCTGACGCCGCTCTCGACCAGCACCTCCCTGACCAGATCGTGCCGTACCTCGCGATGTGCCGGGAGCAGTCGGTCTTTACCACCTTCTGCATTACCAATCACCTCATGACCAATTTATGGGTCATCGGGCTTTTCCACTCATTCACGTATTCCGTGCAGGGGGAAATCGGTATGCCGGGGACGGTCGTCATACACGAGCCGTAG
- a CDS encoding zinc ribbon domain-containing protein codes for MPAYEYGCNDCKRDFTVFLSLKELETKPKVACPHCQSDNVAKRFTGFFAKTAKKS; via the coding sequence ATGCCGGCGTATGAGTACGGCTGTAACGACTGCAAGAGGGACTTTACCGTATTTCTCTCTCTCAAAGAGCTCGAGACCAAACCGAAGGTGGCCTGCCCTCATTGCCAGAGCGACAATGTGGCGAAGAGATTCACCGGCTTCTTTGCGAAGACGGCGAAAAAGTCGTAA
- a CDS encoding xanthine dehydrogenase family protein molybdopterin-binding subunit yields the protein MEDDQKELYYIQGLSVPETPAPGKKPKSWERTTVIGKALPRVDAYERVSGSAVYPSDLLLPDMLYAAVLRCPHAHALVKSVDTAAAEPMPGVHAVISNAAPEVALEWPYALDAKTVKTKLFDPHCRFEGEAVAAVAAESSYQAWDAARAIKVAYEVLPFIADEQEALRPGAPELHKGGNTAKTDRYERGNVEKGFAEADVVLEETYRTACEIHTPLELHGCVAKWDGDSLTIWESTQGVYAVQSRVAEVLGMPLSKVRVIGHYMGGGFGSKLQADKYTIIAALLARKTARPVKLFLTREETFLAAGNRPPATMTLKAGVKKDGTLTALHLTALATGGAYPAGGASLLDWLVRDLYTCPNVRTETTDVYITAGPARPFRAPGHPQCSWALEQMLDSLAGKIGMDPVALRLRNIPFHSQARKGSPPYTTTGLRECLEEGAKAFGWSGSRKKTAATGSAGHLRIGVGMAGCLWYAGGGGPPSTVIVKLFSDGSINLNMGASDIGTGTKTVMAMVVAEELGIRPELIQIENADTGTTQYATPSGGSKTVPTEAPTVRAAAIRIKQQLLDIAAEELKAERAALAFEGDEIVSASDPSKRVRIAKLQGLKKRGVIVGVGVRGPNPEGKVVNPFGAQFCEVEVNIKTGEVRLLRFLAAHDSGRVMNRLTFDNQVFGGITMGIGFGMTEFRTLDRARTGKMLNRNWHDYKIPTALDVPSEMLSLPIEIDDAEANTTGAKGLGEPVTIPAAAAIANAIYNATGIRITSTPANPVQLCRLLAGQKSKGE from the coding sequence GTGGAGGACGACCAGAAAGAGCTCTACTACATCCAGGGCCTCTCGGTGCCGGAGACGCCTGCGCCGGGCAAGAAGCCGAAATCCTGGGAGAGGACGACCGTCATCGGCAAGGCGCTGCCCCGTGTCGATGCCTATGAACGGGTGAGCGGCTCCGCGGTCTATCCTTCGGACCTGCTGCTCCCCGATATGCTCTATGCCGCCGTGCTGCGCTGTCCCCATGCCCATGCCCTCGTAAAGAGTGTCGATACCGCCGCCGCCGAACCGATGCCCGGCGTGCATGCCGTCATCAGCAATGCCGCGCCTGAAGTCGCTCTCGAGTGGCCCTACGCGCTCGATGCCAAGACCGTCAAGACAAAGCTCTTCGATCCGCACTGCCGTTTCGAGGGCGAGGCAGTGGCTGCGGTCGCCGCTGAATCGTCATACCAGGCCTGGGACGCGGCCCGTGCGATTAAGGTCGCGTACGAGGTCCTTCCCTTCATTGCGGATGAACAGGAGGCGCTCCGTCCGGGCGCTCCCGAGCTCCACAAAGGGGGCAACACCGCAAAAACGGACCGCTACGAGCGGGGAAATGTCGAAAAGGGTTTTGCCGAAGCGGACGTCGTTCTGGAAGAGACCTACCGTACCGCCTGCGAGATCCATACGCCCCTGGAGCTCCATGGGTGCGTTGCGAAGTGGGACGGCGACAGCCTCACGATCTGGGAATCGACGCAGGGCGTCTACGCGGTGCAGTCGCGCGTGGCCGAAGTGCTCGGAATGCCGCTCTCGAAGGTGCGCGTCATCGGCCACTACATGGGCGGCGGCTTCGGCAGCAAGCTCCAGGCGGACAAGTATACGATCATCGCCGCGCTCCTCGCCCGGAAGACGGCCAGGCCGGTGAAGCTCTTCCTCACCCGCGAGGAGACCTTCCTCGCTGCCGGCAACCGCCCCCCGGCGACGATGACGCTCAAGGCGGGCGTCAAGAAAGACGGGACCCTGACCGCCCTGCACCTTACCGCTCTCGCCACAGGGGGCGCCTACCCCGCAGGAGGAGCGTCGCTCCTCGACTGGCTGGTACGCGACCTCTACACCTGCCCGAATGTGCGCACCGAGACGACCGACGTCTATATTACCGCAGGCCCTGCACGCCCCTTCCGCGCTCCCGGCCATCCGCAGTGCTCCTGGGCGCTCGAGCAGATGCTCGACAGCCTTGCCGGGAAGATCGGGATGGACCCTGTTGCGCTCAGGCTCAGGAACATCCCCTTCCATAGCCAGGCACGCAAGGGGTCGCCGCCGTATACGACCACCGGTCTCAGGGAATGCCTCGAGGAGGGCGCAAAAGCCTTCGGGTGGAGCGGGTCGCGAAAGAAGACCGCGGCAACGGGATCTGCAGGACATCTGCGCATCGGGGTCGGGATGGCGGGCTGCCTCTGGTACGCGGGAGGCGGAGGCCCTCCCTCGACCGTGATCGTCAAACTCTTCTCGGACGGCAGCATCAATCTCAACATGGGAGCGAGCGATATCGGCACCGGCACCAAGACGGTCATGGCGATGGTCGTCGCCGAAGAGCTGGGCATACGGCCCGAGCTGATCCAGATCGAGAACGCCGACACGGGCACGACGCAGTACGCGACGCCGAGCGGCGGCAGCAAGACCGTGCCCACCGAGGCGCCGACCGTTCGCGCAGCGGCGATCAGGATAAAACAGCAGCTCCTCGATATAGCTGCCGAGGAGTTGAAGGCGGAGAGGGCCGCGCTCGCCTTCGAGGGAGACGAGATCGTCTCTGCGAGCGATCCTTCGAAGCGGGTCCGCATTGCGAAGCTCCAGGGCCTCAAGAAGCGCGGTGTCATCGTGGGCGTCGGCGTGCGCGGCCCCAACCCCGAGGGCAAGGTGGTGAACCCCTTCGGCGCCCAGTTCTGCGAGGTGGAGGTGAACATCAAGACCGGCGAGGTGAGGCTCCTCCGTTTCCTCGCGGCCCACGACAGCGGCAGGGTGATGAACCGCCTCACGTTCGACAACCAGGTCTTCGGGGGCATTACGATGGGCATCGGCTTCGGCATGACCGAGTTCCGCACGCTTGACCGTGCCAGGACCGGCAAGATGCTGAACAGGAACTGGCACGACTATAAAATACCGACGGCGCTCGATGTCCCCTCGGAGATGCTCTCGCTGCCGATCGAGATCGACGATGCCGAGGCGAACACCACCGGGGCGAAGGGGCTCGGCGAGCCGGTGACCATCCCTGCCGCCGCGGCGATCGCCAATGCGATCTATAATGCAACGGGTATCCGGATAACCTCGACGCCCGCGAACCCGGTTCAGCTCTGCCGTCTTCTTGCCGGGCAGAAGAGCAAGGGGGAATGA
- a CDS encoding PBP1A family penicillin-binding protein, whose product MKVPGLKASLILIVLALVASGILAAAFAGIPEIDASSTYAVRLFTDEGEELAEFYRERRYFVPHHKIPEQVKKAFIVIEDRRFYAHRGLDLKGIARALRRNIAAGAVVEGGSTITQQLAKMLLRDPERSLARKLKEIVVTGHLEWHYSKDEILGMYLNLAYFGERVYGIEAAARTYFNKKTEQLSVAEAALLAALQKAPSKYSPFRNPALAQQRRDLVLQALHTANLLSRDDYEKARGVPLPRRTVFERRYEAPYFTDLVRQQLSRRYGDALFTGGFHIQSTINSTLQSLAERAVRKGVRDIEMRSGRGVEAALVAIDMRTGAIKAMVGGVDYRRSQFNRATMALRQPGSAFKPFVYAAALEQGMSGSDRVLDLPVAVPDPEKGGLWTPRNHSWEYYGSVTLKTALSLSLNAATVRLAQDVGFERVLETALRCGIHSRLKPHPSIALGAHEVTLLDLTAAYIAFATGNRVTPRSYTVIIDRNENVIEEAFPSFEEVLSGNVVESIKTLLRAVVESGTAGEALAVNRTVYGKTGTTDDYSDAWFVGFDDRLAVGVWVGRDDHTPIGPGESGSSAALPIWVAFMRQAAHR is encoded by the coding sequence ATGAAAGTACCGGGACTGAAAGCATCACTGATCCTCATCGTGCTGGCTCTCGTTGCATCGGGCATACTGGCGGCTGCGTTTGCCGGCATCCCCGAAATCGACGCTTCCAGCACCTATGCGGTGCGCCTCTTTACCGACGAGGGCGAAGAGCTCGCCGAGTTCTATCGCGAACGGCGCTACTTCGTACCCCACCACAAAATTCCCGAGCAGGTGAAGAAGGCGTTTATCGTCATCGAGGACCGGCGCTTCTATGCCCACCGCGGGCTCGACCTCAAGGGAATCGCCCGCGCACTCCGCCGGAATATTGCGGCAGGCGCAGTCGTCGAAGGGGGCAGCACCATAACCCAGCAGCTCGCCAAGATGCTTCTGAGAGACCCCGAGCGGAGCCTCGCCCGCAAACTGAAGGAGATCGTCGTTACCGGCCACCTCGAGTGGCATTACTCGAAAGACGAAATCCTCGGCATGTATCTCAACCTCGCCTACTTCGGCGAGCGGGTCTACGGGATCGAGGCAGCCGCCCGCACCTACTTCAACAAGAAGACGGAACAGCTCTCGGTCGCTGAAGCGGCGCTCCTGGCAGCGCTCCAGAAGGCCCCCAGCAAATACTCTCCCTTCCGGAACCCCGCTCTCGCACAACAGCGCAGAGACCTCGTCCTACAGGCGCTGCATACCGCCAACCTCCTCTCCCGCGATGACTACGAGAAGGCGCGCGGGGTCCCTCTTCCCCGAAGGACGGTCTTCGAAAGGAGATACGAGGCCCCCTACTTTACTGACCTCGTCAGGCAGCAGCTCTCGCGGAGGTACGGTGACGCCCTCTTTACCGGAGGGTTCCATATACAATCGACGATCAACAGCACGCTCCAGTCACTCGCCGAACGAGCGGTCCGAAAAGGCGTGCGGGATATCGAGATGCGGAGCGGCCGCGGGGTCGAGGCTGCGCTGGTCGCCATCGATATGCGGACAGGGGCCATTAAAGCGATGGTGGGCGGCGTCGACTACCGGAGATCGCAATTCAACAGGGCGACCATGGCGCTGCGCCAGCCGGGCTCTGCATTCAAACCCTTCGTCTATGCCGCTGCCCTCGAACAGGGCATGTCGGGCAGCGACCGCGTTCTCGACCTCCCGGTCGCCGTGCCCGATCCCGAAAAAGGAGGGCTCTGGACCCCCCGGAATCATAGCTGGGAGTACTACGGCTCGGTCACGCTCAAGACCGCCCTGTCGCTCTCGCTCAATGCGGCCACCGTGCGCCTCGCCCAGGACGTCGGGTTCGAGAGAGTGCTCGAGACCGCCCTTCGCTGCGGCATACACTCCCGGCTCAAGCCGCACCCTTCGATCGCACTCGGCGCTCATGAAGTAACGCTGCTCGACCTGACCGCTGCATATATCGCGTTTGCTACGGGAAACAGGGTCACTCCCCGGAGCTACACGGTCATCATCGACCGGAACGAGAACGTCATCGAAGAGGCCTTTCCCTCGTTCGAAGAGGTGCTCTCCGGAAATGTCGTGGAGAGCATCAAGACGCTTCTGCGCGCAGTGGTCGAGTCGGGAACAGCCGGGGAAGCTCTTGCGGTGAACCGGACGGTCTACGGGAAGACAGGGACGACGGACGACTACTCCGATGCGTGGTTTGTCGGTTTCGATGACCGCCTCGCCGTCGGTGTCTGGGTCGGCAGAGATGACCATACGCCCATCGGTCCCGGTGAATCGGGATCGAGCGCTGCGCTCCCTATATGGGTCGCCTTCATGAGGCAGGCAGCGCACCGATAG
- a CDS encoding NAD(P)H-hydrate dehydratase codes for MKVVTADEMRTIDRIAIDDYRIPGPVLMERAGLAVAVRVRELHKGKKVTVLCGGGNNGGDGLVAARNLFNWGFTVSAIIFAKKDALSPDSASQYRIAKKMGVPVEFRKTLTQRDLHGAVVVDAVFGTGLSRPAAPDIASAFAFVNGSGAPVVAVDIPSGVSSDTGEVLGEAIRADCTVTFGLPKRGHLLYPGADYAGRLFVEDIGFPVSLLHADSLSVETVDRGLVSGMLPIRHKDSYKGDYGHVLVIAGSRGKTGAALMTARACLRSGAGLVTLGVPESIAGIIQAGVTEEMVLPLPDDGAGMLSAEALDPVFAFITKKADVIAIGPGMGTSPDTETLMAELVRRATAPMVIDADGLNSLKGKKDIVKAAKAPLVLTPHPGEMARLLQHDAIEDRIGTASAFSRETGAYLVLKGVPTVTASPEGRVFLNTSGNPGMATGGSGDVLTGVIAALLGQSMSPIEASVCGVFLHGLAGDRAAEAKGMQGLIASDIIAALPEAFMVLDGR; via the coding sequence ATGAAAGTGGTTACCGCCGACGAGATGAGGACGATCGACCGCATCGCGATCGATGACTACAGGATACCCGGCCCGGTCCTGATGGAGCGCGCCGGTCTCGCCGTCGCCGTGCGCGTGAGAGAGCTGCATAAGGGGAAAAAGGTGACGGTGCTCTGCGGCGGGGGCAATAACGGCGGCGACGGGCTCGTGGCTGCGCGGAATCTTTTCAATTGGGGATTCACTGTCTCGGCGATCATCTTCGCGAAAAAAGATGCCCTGAGTCCCGACAGCGCCTCGCAGTATCGCATCGCAAAAAAGATGGGTGTTCCTGTAGAATTCAGAAAGACCCTGACGCAGAGGGACCTCCATGGAGCGGTGGTCGTCGATGCCGTCTTCGGCACCGGTCTCAGCAGGCCGGCGGCCCCGGATATCGCTTCGGCGTTCGCCTTCGTGAACGGCTCCGGCGCACCGGTCGTCGCCGTCGATATCCCTTCCGGCGTCTCTTCGGACACCGGCGAGGTGCTCGGCGAAGCGATAAGGGCCGACTGCACCGTGACCTTCGGCCTGCCGAAGCGCGGGCATCTCCTCTATCCCGGCGCAGACTATGCGGGCAGGCTCTTTGTCGAGGACATAGGGTTTCCGGTGTCCCTTCTGCATGCGGATAGTCTGAGCGTAGAGACGGTTGACAGAGGATTGGTCTCGGGCATGCTCCCGATCCGGCACAAGGATTCCTACAAGGGCGACTACGGCCATGTGCTGGTGATCGCGGGATCGAGGGGCAAGACCGGCGCTGCCCTGATGACCGCACGCGCCTGCCTCAGGAGCGGCGCGGGCCTGGTGACGCTCGGCGTTCCCGAGTCGATCGCCGGCATAATCCAGGCCGGGGTGACGGAGGAGATGGTCCTGCCGCTGCCCGACGACGGCGCCGGCATGCTCTCGGCAGAGGCGCTCGACCCGGTCTTCGCATTCATCACGAAAAAGGCCGATGTCATCGCCATAGGCCCCGGTATGGGTACCTCGCCTGATACGGAGACGCTCATGGCCGAGCTGGTCCGCAGGGCGACGGCGCCGATGGTCATCGATGCGGACGGTCTGAACTCCCTCAAAGGGAAAAAGGATATAGTGAAAGCGGCGAAGGCGCCGCTCGTGCTCACCCCCCATCCGGGCGAGATGGCGCGGCTCCTGCAGCACGACGCAATCGAGGACCGTATCGGTACCGCGAGCGCCTTCAGCCGCGAGACCGGCGCCTATCTGGTGCTTAAAGGGGTTCCGACGGTCACGGCCTCTCCCGAGGGACGCGTTTTTCTGAATACTTCGGGTAATCCCGGCATGGCGACCGGCGGCTCCGGCGATGTGCTGACCGGCGTCATCGCGGCGCTCCTGGGGCAGAGCATGAGCCCGATCGAGGCATCGGTCTGCGGCGTTTTTCTCCACGGGCTGGCAGGAGACAGGGCGGCCGAAGCAAAGGGGATGCAGGGGCTGATCGCTTCCGATATCATCGCCGCGCTTCCCGAAGCCTTCATGGTGCTCGATGGCCGCTGA
- the ald gene encoding alanine dehydrogenase: MVIGVPKEIKKDEYRVSITPLGAAELVKGGHSVLVERGAGEGSGFSDEAYQNAGARCVAREEVFASAELIVKVKEPVPEEFDLLREGQALFTYLHLAPNRELTELLLRKRIAALGYETLEKDGSLPLLAPMSEIAGRMAPLMGAYYLQKFRGGSGILPTGVAGVRPAKAVVLGSGVVGSSAARVCHGIGMETVVINRGIERLRWLDEVYRGSIKTLPLEAYIISEEIQSADIVIGAVLVPGGKTPLLITRAMLGTMRRGSVIVDVSIDQGGCVETARPTTHNDPVYEVDSVIHYMVANMPGAYPRTSTLALTNATLPYIKALAHKGIERALGEDATIRSALNTLDGAIANRALAEAFARSA, translated from the coding sequence ATGGTCATCGGCGTACCGAAGGAGATAAAAAAAGACGAGTACCGCGTCAGCATCACCCCGCTCGGCGCTGCGGAGCTGGTGAAAGGAGGGCACAGCGTACTCGTCGAGAGGGGGGCAGGCGAAGGCAGCGGCTTTTCCGACGAGGCGTATCAAAACGCCGGCGCCCGGTGCGTCGCCCGGGAAGAGGTCTTCGCTTCGGCCGAGCTCATCGTCAAGGTGAAGGAACCGGTCCCCGAGGAGTTCGATCTCCTCAGGGAGGGACAGGCGCTCTTCACCTATCTCCATCTCGCGCCGAACCGGGAGCTCACGGAGCTGCTCCTCCGCAAGCGGATCGCCGCGCTCGGGTACGAGACGCTCGAAAAGGACGGCTCGCTCCCGCTGCTCGCGCCGATGAGCGAGATAGCAGGCCGCATGGCGCCGCTCATGGGAGCGTACTATCTCCAGAAATTTCGCGGCGGGAGCGGCATCCTGCCGACCGGGGTTGCGGGCGTGAGGCCTGCGAAGGCGGTTGTGCTCGGCTCCGGCGTAGTCGGCAGCAGCGCGGCCCGCGTCTGCCACGGCATCGGCATGGAGACGGTGGTCATCAACCGGGGTATCGAGAGGCTGCGGTGGCTCGACGAAGTCTACCGGGGCAGTATCAAGACCCTCCCCCTCGAAGCATACATCATCAGCGAGGAGATACAGAGCGCCGATATCGTCATCGGCGCTGTGCTGGTGCCCGGCGGAAAGACCCCGCTCCTCATTACGCGGGCGATGCTCGGAACGATGCGGCGCGGCTCGGTCATCGTCGATGTCTCCATAGACCAGGGAGGCTGCGTCGAGACCGCCCGTCCGACGACCCACAACGACCCTGTCTACGAAGTGGATAGCGTTATTCATTATATGGTGGCCAATATGCCCGGCGCCTACCCGAGGACCTCGACCCTTGCGCTCACGAATGCAACGCTCCCCTATATCAAGGCCCTCGCGCACAAAGGGATAGAGCGTGCGCTCGGCGAGGATGCGACGATACGCAGCGCACTGAACACCCTCGACGGCGCCATAGCGAACAGGGCCCTCGCCGAAGCGTTCGCACGCAGCGCGTAG
- a CDS encoding xanthine dehydrogenase family protein subunit M, producing MLGSFGYIRASSLKNALTHLGTEGSRLHAGGTDLLGCLRDGVFRAAKVVSISRIRELQGIRETADGGLRIGALTTIAEIERHPLVRERYAALAQGASEVGSPQLRNQGTIGGNLCQKPRCWYYRGDFHCLRKGGELCFAAGGENQFHCILGGDRCYIVHPSDTAPALIALGASVRIAGPRRMRTVPLEQFFLLPERSVYKETILEPNEIVTEVALPPAQGIISTYRKVRARRSWDFALAGMALAVRFSDKQVADARIVLSGAAPVPWRSPEAERALIGKRIDAATAAHAADAALLHARPLKQNGYKIPLFRGLIEEELLKSAQT from the coding sequence ATGCTCGGGAGCTTCGGCTATATCCGCGCCTCATCGCTGAAAAACGCACTCACGCACCTGGGAACTGAAGGGAGCCGGCTGCACGCAGGCGGCACGGACCTGCTCGGCTGCCTGCGCGACGGCGTCTTCCGCGCTGCGAAGGTGGTCAGCATCAGCAGGATCAGAGAGCTCCAGGGGATCAGGGAGACCGCTGACGGCGGGCTCCGGATCGGCGCCCTGACGACCATCGCCGAGATCGAGCGCCACCCGCTCGTCAGAGAGCGCTATGCAGCCCTGGCACAGGGCGCTTCGGAAGTCGGGAGCCCGCAGCTCCGGAACCAGGGGACCATCGGCGGCAACCTCTGCCAGAAGCCGCGCTGCTGGTATTATCGCGGAGACTTCCACTGCCTGCGCAAAGGCGGGGAGCTCTGCTTTGCCGCAGGAGGCGAGAACCAGTTCCACTGCATCCTGGGCGGCGACCGCTGTTATATCGTCCATCCCTCCGACACCGCCCCTGCCCTGATAGCCCTGGGGGCATCGGTGCGCATCGCCGGACCGCGAAGGATGAGGACCGTTCCGCTGGAGCAGTTCTTTCTTCTCCCTGAACGGAGCGTGTACAAAGAGACGATCCTGGAGCCGAACGAAATCGTTACCGAAGTGGCGCTTCCTCCTGCGCAGGGTATCATAAGCACCTACCGAAAGGTGCGCGCACGCCGCTCCTGGGACTTCGCGCTCGCGGGCATGGCGCTGGCGGTGCGGTTCAGCGATAAGCAGGTGGCCGATGCCCGCATCGTACTGAGCGGCGCAGCACCGGTCCCCTGGAGGTCTCCCGAAGCCGAGAGAGCGCTCATAGGGAAACGCATAGACGCGGCCACCGCCGCGCACGCCGCCGATGCGGCGCTCCTCCATGCACGGCCGCTGAAGCAGAACGGGTACAAGATACCGCTCTTCCGCGGGCTGATCGAAGAGGAGCTGCTGAAGAGCGCGCAGACCTGA
- a CDS encoding (2Fe-2S)-binding protein: protein MSADRDGHTCGCGRGVTRRQFLTSLGIGAAAAAAPDSFAAAAPAVEGTETPAQEMAKITLLVNSRRHRLLVEPRWSLLYVLRERLGLTGTKAGCERGECGACTMLIDDIPRYACMILAVEAEGSRITTLEGLMKGEQLGPVQQAFLENDAFQCGYCTPGQIMAVEGLLKADPNPTVAAIRRGVSGNLCRCGAYAHIVKAAQHAAQLKRDTSRGE, encoded by the coding sequence ATGAGCGCTGATCGCGACGGGCACACATGCGGGTGCGGACGCGGGGTGACCCGCAGGCAGTTCCTCACCTCCCTCGGCATCGGCGCAGCGGCAGCCGCCGCCCCGGACAGTTTCGCCGCAGCGGCGCCGGCTGTCGAAGGTACGGAAACGCCGGCGCAGGAGATGGCGAAGATAACGCTGCTCGTCAACAGCCGCCGCCATCGCCTCCTGGTCGAGCCCCGCTGGTCCCTGCTCTATGTCCTGCGCGAACGGCTCGGCCTGACCGGTACGAAGGCCGGCTGCGAGCGCGGCGAGTGCGGCGCCTGCACCATGCTGATCGACGATATCCCGCGTTACGCCTGCATGATCCTCGCCGTAGAGGCCGAAGGCTCGCGGATCACCACGCTTGAGGGCCTCATGAAGGGAGAGCAGCTCGGCCCGGTGCAGCAGGCCTTTCTCGAGAACGACGCCTTCCAGTGCGGCTATTGCACGCCGGGACAGATCATGGCTGTCGAGGGACTGCTGAAGGCCGATCCCAATCCCACCGTCGCCGCCATACGACGGGGGGTGAGCGGCAATCTCTGCCGCTGCGGCGCCTATGCGCATATCGTCAAGGCAGCCCAGCACGCAGCGCAGCTCAAGCGCGATACCTCGCGAGGAGAGTAA